In Tiliqua scincoides isolate rTilSci1 chromosome 1, rTilSci1.hap2, whole genome shotgun sequence, the following are encoded in one genomic region:
- the LOC136636204 gene encoding coiled-coil domain-containing protein 185-like has translation MARRRSSPGRFSPPRCFVDAYSSEPEAAGGEGGPGRAGRAPPCREDGGLLLPVPPRRGNKACCAQGARHQKFAAPAPAHPLPVSAWQHQHLAPAGEGFTTPCTTTSCTTLFGGDFAGQPEQLARLPASAKHARVEELLREDQWASPVPRPLEYDFPTDASKPPSICPSSFSFTQVDKASPKLDKRDLRRRDWQEPCESSPSLADLMHNLTQQYEDDEPPAYVGHDRNGRRHHHHHHHDHRHKSRKGDTQISLQDLTDKRYLDLMPERDKKIAALMLARHQEEEEMKDRQLQVSDAWEKMKWKEKKHKAKMEKDRQYQLGESLYQWQKDQDQRRNRLRLEEQQLLAARERDIMLRDKKWKKLAKEQESRRREKMENAKFQADYRKRCQEKQLWDKKLSDRSAREHNTHMYKEKMLQALEKKLIKEMERKRRKVDMNDYKRARHSQLKEQMDDRLKADELYKRLCIEQKLQRSQEILEQLLEERNRELKERSFKEEEQGLVARAKAKETEEEKRRRKEMLLQIAEMKIQQARDIMTKNIEDRTQRMQDINCMKERNHHCRKQKLDEDEKCHLREIQEALRRKDQKSNQILRHKDAAIEESRRIAKASYDLREKARDLMNHNSFDRMVLDCHRNASLLRGL, from the coding sequence ATGGCGCGGCGGCGGAGCAGCCCAGGCCGCTTCTCTCCGCCGCGCTGCTTCGTGGACGCCTACAGCTCGGAGCCCGAGGCGGCAGGCGGCGAGGGGGGCCCGGGGCGCGCGGGCAGGGCGCCGCCGTGCCGCGAGGatggggggctgctgctgccagtgCCGCCTCGTCGTGGGAACAAGGCCTGCTGTGCCCAGGGCGCCCGTCATCAGAAGTTTGCCGCCCCCGCTCCCGCCCACCCGCTCCCAGTCTCCGCCTGGCAGCATCAGCACCTGGCCCCAGCCGGCGAGGGCTTCACTACCCCTTGCACCACCACTTCTTGCACAACCCTCTTCGGCGGGGACTTTGCTGGTCAACCCGAGCAGCTCGCTCGCCTACCCGCATCAGCCAAGCACGCACGAGTGGAGGAGCTTCTCCGAGAGGACcagtgggccagccctgttcccaggccGCTAGAGTACGACTTCCCCACCGACGCCAGCAAGCCGCCCTCCATCTGCCCCTCGTCCTTCTCCTTCACCCAGGTGGACAAGGCCTCCCCCAAGCTGGACAAGAGAGACCTCCGCAGGAGGGACTGGCAGGAGCCCTGCGAGAGCAGCCCCAGCCTGGCGGACCTCATGCACAACCTCACCCAGCAGTACGAGGATGACGAGCCACCGGCCTACGTCGGCCACGACCGGAAcggccgccgccaccaccaccatcaccaccacgaTCACCGCCATAAATCCAGGAAGGGAGACACCCAGATCAGCCTCCAGGATCTAACCGATAAGAGATACCTGGATTTGATGCCCGAACGGGACAAGAAGATTGCAGCCCTCATGCTGGCCAGGcaccaggaggaggaagagatgaaGGACAGGCAGCTGCAGGTCTCCGACGCCTGGGAGAAGatgaagtggaaggagaagaagcacaAAGCAAAGATGGAGAAGGACAGGCAGTACCAGCTGGGTGAAAGTCTGTACCAGTGGCAAAAGGATCAGGACCAAAGAAGAAACAGGCTCAGGCTGGAAGAACAGCAGTTGCTGGCAGCCAGGGAGAGGGATATTATGTTGCGTGACAAGAAGTGGAAAAAATTGGCCAAGGAGCAGGAGAGTAGGCGCAGGGAGAAAATGGAAAACGCTAAATTTCAGGCTGATTATAGGAAACGTTGTCAGGAAAAGCAGCTCTGGGACAAAAAGTTAAGTGACAGAAGTGCCAGGGAGCACAACACTCATATGTataaagagaagatgcttcaggcCCTGGAGAAGAAACtgataaaagaaatggaaaggaagaggaggaaagtaGATATGAATGATTACAAAAGAGCCAGGCACTCGCAGCTGAAGGAACAAATGGATGACAGATTGAAAGCTGATGAGCTGTACAAGAGACTCTGCATTGAACAAAAGCTGCAGAGATCTCAAGAAATCCTTGAGCAGTTGCTTGAAGAACGGAACAGAGAATTAAAAGAAAGATCCTTCAAGGAAGAAGAACAAGGCTTGGTAGCCAGGGCCAAAGCCAAAGaaacagaggaagagaagagaaggcGTAAGGAGATGCTCCTGCAAATCGCTGAGATGAAGATCCAACAGGCCAGAGACATCATGACCAAAAATATTGAAGACAGAACACAACGTATGCAAGATATTAACTGTATGAAAGAAAGGAATCATCATTGCCGCAAACAAAAGCTCGATGAGGATGAAAAATGTCACCTGCGGGAAATTCAGGAAGCTTTAAGAAGGAAAGATCAGAAAAGCAACCAGATTCTAAGGCACAAGGATGCAGCTATTGAAGAATCTCGAAGAATAGCCAAAGCATCTTATGACCTTCGGGAAAAAGCAAGAGATCTGATGAACCACAATTCCTTTGATCGTATGGTTTTAGATTGCCATCGTAATGCAAGTCTCCTTCGGGGCCTCTAG